A region of the Geomonas subterranea genome:
GCGCCCCCCGTCCGAGAAGGAGTCCGGAGTCACGTTCAAAATGCCCATGATCTGCGGACGCTCCAGGGACAGGGAGCGGCGGGAAAGGTCCCACGTGCGTGCCGTGATCATCACTCGGCTGCGACAGGCTCGGAAGAGACCTCTTTGCCGGCGATGATGCGGTCGACCTCCTCGCCGGTCAGGTTTTCCTTCTCGATGAGCGCCAGGGAGATGCGGTGCAGCGAGTCGAGGTTCGCCTTCAGGAGTTCCTGCACGCGGGCGTAGTTCTGCTCGACGATGAGCCTGATCTCGTGGTCGATCTCGATGGCGGTCGCCTCGGAGTAGTTCTTCTGGTGCGCCATGTCGCGGCCGAGGAAAATCTGCTCGTCCTTCTTGCCGAAGGAAACCGGCCCCAGCTTCTCGCTCATGCCCCACTCGCAGACCATCTTGCGGGCGATGTCAGTTGCGCGCTCGATGTCGTTGCCGGCGCCGGTGGTCATGGAGTTGAAGATGATCTCCTCGGCGACACGGCCACCCAGGAGCACCGCGATGCGGTCCAAAAGCGACTCGCGGGAGTAGCTGTGCTTGTCCTCGATCGGGAGCTGCATGGTGACGCCGAGGGCGCGCCCGCGCGGGATGATGGAGACCTTGTGCACCGGGTCCGCGCCCGGGATGAGCTTCGCGACCAGGGTATGGCCCGCCTCGTGGTAGGCGGTGTTCTTCTTCTCCTCGTCGGAGATGACCATGGAGCGGCGCTCGACACCCATGAGAACCTTGTCCTTCGCATCGTCGAAGTCGATCATCTCGACCATGCTCTTTTCCTTGCGGGCAGCGAGGAGCGCGGCCTCGTTGACCACATTGGAGAGGTCTGCTCCGGAGAAGCCCGGTGTGCCGCGGGCAACGACGCCGAGATCGACGTCCGGGGCGAGCGGGGTCTTCTTGCAATGCACCTTGAGGATCATCTCACGCCCTTTCACGTCGGGGCGGGGCACCACGACCTGGCGGTCGAAGCGGCCTGGGCGGAGCAGCGCCGGGTCAAGGACGTCGGGGCGGTTGGTCGCGGCGATGAGGATGACACCCTCGTTGGACTCGAAGCCGTCCATCTCGACCAGAAGCTGGTTCAGGGTCTGCTCGCGCTCGTCGTGACCGCCGCCAAGACCGGCGCCGCGGTGACGGCCGACGGCGTCGATCTCGTCGATGAAGATGATGCACGGAGCGCTCTTCTTCCCCTGCACGAACAGGTCGCGGACGCGGGAGGCGCCCACGCCGACGAACATCTCGACGAAGTCGGAACCGGAGATAGAGAAGAAGGGAACGCCGGCCTCCCCCGCGATGGCGCGAGCCAGCAGGGTCTTACCGGTGCCCGGAGGGCCCATGAGCAGGACGCCTTTCGGGATGCGGCCGCCGAGTTTGGTGAACTTCTTCGGGTCCTTCAGGAAGTTGATGATCTCTTCCAGTTCGTCCTTGGCCTCCTCGATGCCGGCCACGTCCTCGAAGGTCACGCGTCCCTGCGCCTCGGTCAGAAGCTTCGCGCGGCTCTTGCCGAAGGCCATCGCCTTGCCGCCGCCCCCCTGCATCTGGCGCATGAAGAAAATCCACACCGCAACGAGGAAGATGATGGGGAACCAGGACACCAGCAGCGAGAACCAGGAGAAGCGCTCCTCCTCGGGCCGTGCGGAAACCACGATCTTCTTCTCGATCAGCTTGTCGGTCAGGTTGGCGTCGGCCGGCTTGAAGGTCCTGAACTCCTTGCCGTCGGCGAACTTGCCGATGATCTCGTTGCCCTGGATGATCACCGAGGCCACCGGGCGGTTCACGTTCTTCACTTTGCCGGTTTCCACCGCCTCGATGAAATCGCTGTAGTCCAGTTTTTCCTGGGTCGGCTTCGGCTTGTTGAACAGGTTGAACAACAGGATCATCATCAAGCTGATCACGAGCCAGAGTGCCAGGTTCTTATAGAATTGATTCAAGTTTCCTCCCGATCAGTCGGTATGCTGCAAGCACTGGATCTGTCTCTGTTATGCGATGACACAGAAAGCCTGGTGCCTGGTTGAACGGTCGCCATCCCCCGCTTCCTTATGAGAACGAAGAAAAAAGCGTTCAAATGAGTAAAAAGGATTACCATAAAGGGTGCTGGTTGACAAGAGCTTTAAGGTGTGATTTCAAGAATTTCCACCCGTAAAACCGCGCCAG
Encoded here:
- the ftsH gene encoding ATP-dependent zinc metalloprotease FtsH; this translates as MNQFYKNLALWLVISLMMILLFNLFNKPKPTQEKLDYSDFIEAVETGKVKNVNRPVASVIIQGNEIIGKFADGKEFRTFKPADANLTDKLIEKKIVVSARPEEERFSWFSLLVSWFPIIFLVAVWIFFMRQMQGGGGKAMAFGKSRAKLLTEAQGRVTFEDVAGIEEAKDELEEIINFLKDPKKFTKLGGRIPKGVLLMGPPGTGKTLLARAIAGEAGVPFFSISGSDFVEMFVGVGASRVRDLFVQGKKSAPCIIFIDEIDAVGRHRGAGLGGGHDEREQTLNQLLVEMDGFESNEGVILIAATNRPDVLDPALLRPGRFDRQVVVPRPDVKGREMILKVHCKKTPLAPDVDLGVVARGTPGFSGADLSNVVNEAALLAARKEKSMVEMIDFDDAKDKVLMGVERRSMVISDEEKKNTAYHEAGHTLVAKLIPGADPVHKVSIIPRGRALGVTMQLPIEDKHSYSRESLLDRIAVLLGGRVAEEIIFNSMTTGAGNDIERATDIARKMVCEWGMSEKLGPVSFGKKDEQIFLGRDMAHQKNYSEATAIEIDHEIRLIVEQNYARVQELLKANLDSLHRISLALIEKENLTGEEVDRIIAGKEVSSEPVAAE